The following proteins are encoded in a genomic region of Coffea eugenioides isolate CCC68of chromosome 6, Ceug_1.0, whole genome shotgun sequence:
- the LOC113774794 gene encoding 60S ribosomal protein L18a-like protein → MDQNITIEEGDVKGGLELVKSVSDKHLDLLRPSARYYSIFKGQVADATDREKGKYTLIRDADDFQPSIYDKPLPCFGCGVGWFSFLLGFVCPIMWYYATLLYFGNYYKKDPRERAGLAASAIAAMAFSVFLLIILVVVLLF, encoded by the exons ATGGATCAAA ATATTACTATCGAGGAGGGAGATGTAAAAGGTGGCCTTGAATTGGTGAAATCAGTTTCAGATAAGCATCTTGATCTTTTGAGACCATCAGCCCGATATTATTCAATTTTTAAAG GGCAAGTGGCAGATGCTACTGACCGTGAGAAGGGTAAATATACCCTGATCAGAGATGCAGATGACTTCCAACCAAGCATATATGACAAGCCATTACCCTGTTTTGGCTGTGGAGTTGGGTGGTTTTC ATTTCTATTAGGATTTGTTTGCCCAATAATGTGGTACTATGCCACATTGCTGTATTTTGGTAATTACTACAAAAAGGATCCTAGAGAACGAGCTGGGCTTGCCGCATCTGCAATAGCT GCAATGGCATTTTCTGTTTTCTTGTTGATCATCTTAGTGGTGGTTCTACTTTTTTAG
- the LOC113773574 gene encoding UBP1-associated proteins 1C-like encodes MNFSEEKYGPKGQGKAINGSNNKPNGASKQKPDIDIHVGLSQRAPWSCSLCNTNVTSQQTLLLHAEGKKHIAKAKAFHAAKQPKQSEGNLLESDVPAENNAKNEAVEATEEEKEQKPSNTIAAKKDNSVAENDNLQLSKKRKLKVSENVDARQIPGVDMPDESGNGEIIHVRETKMKKLKEKDKKDEEVVSEDKKSVNPSPKNEDDKKKIKWKKLITSSLKSNPDGSLKFKKLIKLVLKSLKESGSIVEESRVAEILQQKINFSSRFDFDGKYVRLAVKS; translated from the exons ATGAATTTTTCTGAG GAAAAATATGGTCCAAAGGGACAAGGGAAAGCTATTAATGGCTCAAATAATAAGCCTAACGGTGCTTCAAAACAGAAACCAGATATTGATATACATGTTGGATTATCTCAACGTGCCCCATGGTCTTGCAG TCTGTGTAATACCAATGTTACTAGTCAGCAAACCCTGCTTCTCCATGCAGAAGGGAAGAAGCACATAGCAAAAGCAAAAGCTTTTCATGCAGCGAAGCAGCCGAAACAGAGTGAAGGAAACCTTTTGGAGAGTGATGTTCCAGCTGAAAACAATGCAAAGAATGAAGCTGTCGAAGCCACtgaggaagaaaaagaacagAAGCCGTCTAATACTATTGCTGCAAAGAAGGACAACTCTGTGGCAGAAAATGATAATTTGCAGTTGAGTAAGAAGAGAAAGCTCAAGGTGTCTGAAAATGTCGATGCCAGGCAAATACCTGGGGTTGATATGCCTGATGAATCGGGCAATGGCGAAATTATCCATGTTAGAGAAaccaaaatgaaaaaattgaaagagaaGGATAAGAAAGATGAAGAAGTTGTGTCTGAAGACAAGAAGTCAGTGAATCCCTCTCCTAAAAACGAAGATGACAAGAAGAAAATAAAGTGGAAGAAGCTGATTACTTCATCCCTGAAATCT AATCCTGATGGCTCactgaaattcaagaaactGATAAAACTTGTTTTGAAGTCTCTCAAGGAATCTGGCTCAATAGTTGAGGAAAGCAGAGTTGCTGAAATTCTTCAGCAAAAG ATCAATTTTAGTTCCAGATTTGATTTTGATGGCAAGTATGTACGATTAGCAGTGAAAAGTTAA